A window from Gossypium raimondii isolate GPD5lz chromosome 7, ASM2569854v1, whole genome shotgun sequence encodes these proteins:
- the LOC105794496 gene encoding ATP-dependent RNA helicase DEAH13 isoform X2, translating into MNQLTILGPLSASTVVVHVSRADEIENKRKDLPIVMMEQEIMEAINENSTVIICGETGCGKTTQVPQFLYEAGFGSNQSTIRSGVIGVTQPRRVAVLATAKRVAFELGLHLGKEVGFQVRHDKKIGDRCSIKFMTDGILLREVQNDVLLKRYSVIVLDEAHERSLNTDILIGMLSRVIRLRQDLYEKQQQMVLSGQSISPENMIYPLNLVLMSATLRVEDFISGRRLFCVPPPVIEVPTRQYPVTIHFSKRTELVDYIGQAFKKVMSIHKRLPPGGILVFVTGQREVEYLCRRLRKASKGVITNISKGDKITEAAPNSQLNSVEDINMKDISDAFETNEDSAHQKTDRFSSYDEDQYDYHEDDSDASYDSEMDSELETFDEDDNTLDKKSMENSGNLVDVLGGDGNLASLKAAFEALSGKNGLDSNPEGQEAVSINPENSLEQPSAPIEKVSEGNRGLNTGALRVLPLYAMLSAAAQLCVFEEVKDGERLVVVATNVAETSLTIPGIKYVVDTGREKVKNYNPTNDMETYEIQWISKASAAQRAGRAGRTGPGHCYRLYSSAVFSNILPDFSCAEISKIPVDGVVLLMKSMGIDKVANFPFPTSPGPTALVEAERCLKALEALDGSGRLTSLGKAMAHYPMSPRHSRMLLTVIQIMRRVKSYARANLVLGYAVAAAAVLSSTNPFVIQYEESHNQTDEPKRDDGSNPLDSEKVLNKKEKSQKRKLKELAKMSRAKFSNPSSDTLTVAYALQCFELSESQVDFCNENALHLKTMEEMSKLRKQLLQLVFNQNVHCDVGQDFLWTHGTMEDVEQSWRVAFSKYPLLLNEEELLGQAICAGWADRVAKRIRGVSRSSEGDRKVNTVRYQACLVTETVFLHRASSLSSSAPEFLVYSELLQTKRPYMHGATSVKSDWLVKYAKSYCTFSAPLTDPKPYYDPQTDEVYCWVVPTFGPHLWQLPMHNLQISSNAHRVTVFAYALLEGQVLPCLKSVKQFMSASPDIILKPESYGQSRVGNLLHKFKTWRIDSCGQLRKIWEDNSRALHSVILDWFQESFHKHFEKLWSEMLSEVLLEPQERFPKRLKRDKRKK; encoded by the exons atgaatcaattGACAATCTTG GGACCTCTTTCTGCCTCAACTGTTGTAGTGCATGTTTCAAGGGCAGATGAGATTGAGAACAAAAGGAAGGATCTTCCAATAGTCATGATGGAGCAGGAAATAATGGAGGCTATAAATGAGAATTCTACTGTAATTATTTGTGGAGAGACTGGTTGTGGTAAAACCACACAAGTTCCACAG TTTCTTTATGAAGCCGGATTTGGTTCAAACCAGTCTACTATTAGAAGTGGTGTCATTGGTGTTACTCAACCCCGCCGTGTTGCTGTCCTTGCTACTGCTAAGCGAGTTGCCTTTGAGCTTGGCCTTCATCTAGGTAAAGAAGTTGGGTTTCAAGTTAGGCATGACAAGAAGATTGGAGACAGATGCTCTATCAAGTTTATGACTGATGGGATTTTACTTAGAGAAGTTCAG AATGATGTTCTATTAAAGCGCTACTCTGTCATTGTTCTGGATGAGGCTCATGAGCGGAGCTTGAACACAGACATACTTATTGGAATGCTTTCTCGGGTAATTCGACTTCGGCAG GATTTGTATGAGAAGCAACAACAGATGGTTCTTTCAGGACAAAGTATAAGCCCTGAAAACATGATATATCCATTAAACCTTGTTTTGATGAGTGCTACATTGCGAGTGGAGGACTTCATTTCTGGGAGAAGGTTATTTTGTGTTCCTCCTCCTGTAATCGAGGTTCCTACTAGGCAATATCCCGTCACGATACATTTCTCAAAGAGAACAGAGCTTGTGGATTATATTGGTCAAGCCTTCAAAAAGGTCATGTCTATACATAAGAGGCTTCCACCAGGTGGCATACTTGTTTTTGTCACTGGACAGAGAGAAGTAGAGTACTTGTGCCGAAGGTTACGCAAGGCTTCTAAGGGTGTGATCACTAACATTTCTAAAGGGGACAAAATTACTGAGGCTGCTCCTAACTCTCAATTAAATTCAGTTGAGGACATTAATATGAAGGATATTAGTGATGCATTTGAGACTAATGAAGACTCAGCCCACCAGAAGACTGACAGGTTCAGCTCATATGATGAAGATCAGTATGATTATCATGAGGATGATTCAGATGCTTCTTATGATTCAGAGATGGATAGCGAACTGGAAACTTTTGATGAGGATGACAACACATTGGATAAAAAATCCATGGAAAATAGTGGTAACTTGGTTGATGTGTTGGGAGGGGATGGAAACCTTGCTTCACTGAAAGCTGCTTTTGAAGCTTTGTCTGGGAAAAATGGGTTAGATTCTAATCCTGAGGGACAAGAGGCTGTCTCCATCAATCCAGAGAACAGCTTAGAGCAACCCTCTGCTCCCATTGAAAAAGTTAGTGAAGGTAATAGAGGCCTCAATACTGGTGCCCTACGAGTTCTACCACTTTATGCCATGCTATCTGCAGCTGCACAACTTTGTGTATTTGAGGAGGTGAAGGATGGAGAGCGGCTCGTTGTTGTTGCCACCAATGTGGCTGAAACCTCTTTAACCATCCCTGGAATAAAGTATGTGGTTGACACTGGGAGAGAAAAGGTTAAGAACTACAATCCTACCAATGATATGGAAACCTATGAGATCCAATGGATAAGTAAAGCATCTGCTGCTCAACGAGCAGGAAGAGCTGGAAGAACCGGTCCTGGCCATTGTTATCGTCTCTATTCTTCAGCAGTTTTTAGTAACATACTGCCTGATTTCTCTTGCGCTGAGATATCTAAAATACCTGTTGATGGTGTTGTTCTTCTTATGAAATCCATGGGCATCGATAAG GTTGCAAATTTCCCATTCCCGACTTCTCCAGGACCCACTGCGTTGGTTGAAGCAGAGCGTTGTCTGAAAGCTCTTGAAGCACTCGATGGCAGTGGAAGGTTGACATCTCTGGGGAAAGCCATGGCTCATTATCCAATGAGTCCTCGCCACTCAAGGATGCTCCTTACTGTTATCCAGATTATGAGAAGGGTGAAAAGCTATGCCCGGGCTAATCTGGTTCTTGGATATGCAGTTGCAGCTGCTGCAGTTTTGAGCTCGACAAATCCTTTTGTCATACAATATGAAGAAAGCCATAATCAAACTGATGAACCAAAGCGGGATGATGGATCTAATCCCTTAGATAGTGAAAAAGTTttgaacaagaaagaaaaatcacagaaaagaaagttaaaagaattggCCAAAATGTCACGAGCTAAATTCTCTAATCCTAGTAGTGATACTCTGACAGTTGCTTATGCATTACAGTGTTTTGAGCTTTCAGAAAGCCAAGTGGACTTCTGCAATGAGAACGCATTACATCTGAAAACCATGGAGGAAATGTCAAAGCTAAGAAAGCAGCTTCTTCAGTTGGTTTTTAATCAAAATGTTCATTGTGATGTTGGACAAGATTTCTTATGGACTCATGGAACCATGGAAGATGTAGAGCAGTCTTGGAGGGTTGCCTTCAGTAAGTACCCACTTTTACTGAACGAGGAAGAGCTCTTAGGACAAGCTATCTGTGCTGGCTGGGCTGATAGGGTTGCCAAACGCATCAGAGGAGTTTCAAGATCGTCTGAAGGCGATAGGAAGGTAAATACAGTTAGGTATCAGGCCTGCTTGGTTACGGAAACCGTCTTTCTCCATCGCGCTTCATCTCTTTCGAGTTCTGCTCCGGAGTTCTTGGTATACAGTGAACTATTACAGACAAAGCGGCCATACATGCATGGGGCAACAAGTGTGAAATCGGATTGGCTTGTTAAATATGCCAAGTCTTATTGCACTTTCTCTGCTCCTCTTACTGATCCTAAACCTTACTACGACCCTCAAACAGATGAAGTATATTGTTGGGTGGTTCCCACGTTCGGGCCTCACCTATGGCAACTTCCAATGCATAATTTGCAGATCAGTAGCAATGCACATCGAGTGACAGTATTTGCATATGCTTTGCTTGAAGGTCAAGTATTGCCATGCTTAAAGTCTGTCAAGCAATTCATGTCAGCTTCTCctgatattattttaaagcCGGAATCATATGGTCAAAGTCGAGTCGGAAATCTTTTACATAAGTTCAAGACCTGGAGGATTGACAGTTGTGGTCAGTTAAGAAAGATATGGGAGGACAATTCAAGAGCATTACATTCAGTAATTCTAGACTGGTTTCAAGAAAGTTTccacaaacattttgaaaagcttTGGTCAGAGATGCTTTCTGAAGTCCTCCTAGAGCCCCAAGAACGTTTTCCCAAGAGATTGAAGAgagataaaaggaaaaagtag
- the LOC105794505 gene encoding proline-rich protein 3 produces the protein MALPRLSLPFSLLLLSLLVIASAGDYSDASSKYGFDGIPADSPQAKPDEAEIPHYGTKPDYYKPQPTYKDKSEGNEKPAGYYTTPYVIKPKPEGEEKPNHKPEPEEEKHYYGSKPDNYKQTKEGEKPENERKPYVVKPEPKGEEKSYDGTKPEEMNNRISIAVQGLVLCNTGSKYYPIQGASATITCKAVDEVGAERTVSICSKATDTKGYFFATLSDQGRDKLKLKECKAYLKSSPLEACNVPTNVNKAIEGARLSAFRVLKEKKTKLYSVGPFFYTTQAKPTAAPKYGY, from the exons ATGGCTCTCCCACGTCTCTCCTTGCCATTCTCCTTACTTCTACTTTCATTGCTAGTTATTGCTTCGGCTGGCGATTATAGCGATGCTTCATCTAAATATGGTTTCGATGGAATACCGGCTGACAGCCCTCAGGCAAAGCCAGATGAAGCAGAAATACCTCATTATGGCACCAAACCAGACTACTACAAGCCCCAACCAACATACAAAGACAAGTCTGAGGGAAATGAAAAGCCTGCAGGTTACTACACGACACCATACGTTATTAAACCAAAGCCAGAAGGAGAAGAAAAGCCTAATCACAAGCCTGAACCTGAAGAAGAAAAACATTATTATGGTAGTAAACCAGACAACTACAAGCAAACAAAGGAAGGTGAAAAACccgaaaatgaaagaaaaccaTACGTCGTTAAACCAGAGCCAAAAGGTGAAGAAAAGTCTTACGATGGCACAAAACCAGAAGAAATGAATAATCGTATCTCCATTGCTGTTCAAGGGCTTGTTTTATGTAACACAGGTTCCAAGTATTACCCAATTCAAG GGGCTTCTGCAACGATAACATGTAAAGCTGTTGATGAGGTAGGGGCCGAGAGAACTGTCTCCATTTGCAGCAAAGCAACTGATACAAAAGGTTACTTCTTTGCTACATTGTCTGATCAAGGTCGTGACAAGTTGAAGCTTAAAGAGTGCAAGGCGTACCTTAAAAGCTCTCCATTGGAGGCCTGCAATGTTCCCACTAATGTCAACAAAGCCATTGAGGGTGCTCGTCTTTCTGCTTTCCGTGTTCTAAAGGAGAAGAAGACGAAATTGTATTCTGTGGGGCCTTTCTTCTACACCACCCAAGCTAAACCAACGGCAGCCCCTAAATATGGTTACTAA